Proteins co-encoded in one Marmota flaviventris isolate mMarFla1 chromosome 9, mMarFla1.hap1, whole genome shotgun sequence genomic window:
- the Or52w1 gene encoding olfactory receptor 52W1 — protein MVETPQSNSTFLYPTFFLLTGIPGLGGAQAWLTMVFGPMYLLALLGNGALLAVIQIDSTLHQPMFLLLATLAATDLGLATSIAPGLLAVLWFGPQPVPYTACLVQMFFVHALTAVESGVLLAMACDRAVAVGRPLHYSILVTKARVGYAALALILKAVAIVVPFPLLVARFEHFHAKTIHHAYCAHMAVVELVVGNTRVNNLYGLALSLAVSGVDILGISGSYGLIAHTVLRLPTREAHAKAFGTCSSHICVILAFYVPGLFSYLTHRFGHHTVPKPVHILFSNIYLLLPPALNPLIYGARTKQIRDRLLETFTFKKSQF, from the coding sequence ATGGTAGAAACTCCACAGTCCAACTCCACCTTCCTATATCCAACCTTTTTCTTGCTGACTGGTATTCCAGGGTTAGGGGGAGCCCAAGCCTGGCTGACAATGGTGTTTGGGCCCATGTACCTGCTGGCCCTGCTGGGTAATGGAGCACTGCTGGCAGTGATACAGATAGACTCCACACTGCACCAGCCCATGTTTTTACTCCTGGCCACACTGGCAGCCACAGACCTGGGCTTAGCTACATCCATAGCCCCCGGTTTGCTGGCTGTGCTGTGGTTTGGGCCCCAACCTGTGCCATACACTGCCTGCCTGGTTCAGATGTTCTTTGTACATGCACTGACTGCTGTGGAATCTGGTGTACTTTTGGCTATGGCCTGTGATCGAGCTGTGGCAGTAGGGCGTCCACTGCACTACTCTATCTTAGTCACCAAAGCCCGTGTGGGTTATGCAGCCTTGGCACTTATACTGAAAGCTGTAGCTATTGTTGTGCCTTTCCCTCTGCTGGTGGCACGATTTGAGCACTTCCATGCCAAGACCATACACCATGCCTACTGTGCACACATGGCAGTAGTAGAGTTGGTGGTAGGTAACACACGAGTCAACAACCTGTATGGGCTGGCACTTTCACTGGCTGTGTCAGGTGTGGATATTCTAGGCATCTCTGGTTCCTATGGGCTCATTGCCCACACAGTGCTGCGGCTGCCTACTCGGGAGGCCCATGCCAAGGCCTTTGGTACATGTAGTTCTCACATCTGTGTCATTCTGGCCTTCTATGTGCCTGGTCTTTTTTCCTATCTCACACATCGCTTTGGCCATCACACTGTCCCAAAGCCTGTGCACATCCTTTTCTCCAACATCTACTTGCTGCTGCCACCTGCCCTAAATCCCCTCATCTATGGAGCCCGCACCAAACAGATCAGGGACCGACTCCTTGAAACTTTTACATTCAAGAAAAGCCAGTTTTAG